From Mus pahari chromosome 20, PAHARI_EIJ_v1.1, whole genome shotgun sequence, the proteins below share one genomic window:
- the LOC110337744 gene encoding carbohydrate sulfotransferase 5: MRLPRFSSTVMLSLLIVQTGILVFLVSRQMPSSPAGRGEHVHVLVLSSWRSGSSFVGQLFSQHPDVFYLMEPAWHVWDALSQGSAPALHMAVRDLIRSVFLCDMDVFDAYLPWRRNISDLFQWAVSRALCSPPVCDAFARGNISSEEVCKPLCATRPFSLAQEACSSYSHVVLKEVRFFNLQVLYPLLSDPALNLRIVHLVRDPRAVLRSREQTAKALARDNGIVLGTNGTWVEADPRLRVVSEVCRSHVRIAEAAMHKPPPFLQDRYRLVRYEDLARDPLTVIRELYAFTGLGLTPQLQTWIHNITHGSGPGARREAFKTTSRDALSVSQAWRHSLPFAKIRRVQELCGGALQLLGYRSVHSELEQKDLSLDLLLPRGMDSFKWASSTDKQPES, from the coding sequence ATGCGGTTACCCCGCTTCTCCAGCACTGTCATGCTTTCGCTCCTGATAGTCCAGACTGGTATCCTGGTCTTCCTAGTCTCCCGGCAAATGCCATCGTCCCCAGCAGGCCGTGGGGAGCATGTGCACGTGCTGGTACTGTCCTCATGGCGCTCGGGCTCGTCCTTCGTGGGCCAGCTCTTCAGCCAACACCCCGATGTCTTCTACCTGATGGAGCCGGCTTGGCACGTCTGGGATGCGTTGTCGCAGGGCAGTGCCCCCGCGCTCCACATGGCCGTGCGCGACCTGATCCGCTCAGTGTTCCTATGCGACATGGACGTGTTCGATGCCTACCTGCCCTGGCGCCGCAACATCTCGGATCTCTTCCAGTGGGCAGTGAGCCGCGCATTGTGCTCACCTCCGGTCTGCGACGCCTTCGCTCGGGGCAACATTAGCAGCGAGGAGGTGTGTAAGCCTCTGTGCGCAACCCGGCCCTTCAGCCTGGCTCAGGAAGCCTGCAGCTCCTATAGTCACGTCGTGCTCAAGGAGGTGCGCTTCTTTAACCTACAGGTGCTCTACCCGCTGCTCAGCGACCCTGCGCTCAACCTGCGCATCGTGCACCTAGTGCGTGACCCGCGGGCCGTGCTGCGCTCCCGAGAGCAGACAGCCAAGGCGCTGGCACGGGACAATGGCATCGTCCTGGGTACCAACGGCACGTGGGTGGAGGCGGACCCCCGGCTGCGCGTGGTCAGCGAGGTGTGCCGCAGCCATGTGCGCATCGCAGAGGCAGCCATGCACAAGCCGCCACCCTTCTTGCAAGATCGCTACCGCCTGGTGCGCTACGAGGATCTGGCCCGGGACCCGCTCACAGTAATCCGTGAACTCTATGCCTTCACCGGCCTGGGTCTCACGCCACAGCTGCAGACTTGGATCCACAACATCACGCATGGTTCAGGGCCAGGCGCGCGCCGTGAAGCCTTCAAGACCACATCCAGGGATGCGCTCAGTGTATCCCAGGCCTGGCGCCACTCGCTGCCCTTTGCCAAGATTCGCCGGGTCCAGGAGCTGTGCGGGGGTGCGCTGCAGCTTTTGGGTTACCGGTCTGTGCACTCGGAGCTTGAGCAAAAGGACCTCTCTCTGGACCTCCTGCTGCCAAGAGGCATGGACAGTTTCAAGTGGGCGTCGTCCACGGATAAGCAACCAGAATCGTAG